The Aspergillus oryzae RIB40 DNA, chromosome 5 genome segment CGGTAGGATCAGACGGCCGGGGCGGTGGGATGCCAATTCCCGAGTCCGACGTGGCGGCTTGTAAGGACTGGGATGAACTCTGTGCACTGGCACTAGCGCTCCCTGGGATTCGTTTCTTCTTGAGCCGGTTGGGCTGCCGTGGCTCCTTCTCGCTGCCGGAAGGCGGTGACTTGCTGAAAAGACTGGATAATTTCCGCTCCTTTGTTGGTGTCACAGCGGCGCGCGGAGGCGAAGAGGGCACCGCCAGAGTGTCTTGAGAAGGCTTCTCGGCGATGGGCGAGTGGGTGGCAGTGGCATTGGAAATTGGAATCGGACCGTGGGTAGATGTGTGAACATACACGAGACCTGTGGTGGCAGTTTCACTGCCCTGGGTCGGGGGCTGGGGTTTCGCGGGTTGGGGTTTCTGGGATTGGGGTTTCTGTTCGGGGCCAGGTGGTGTTCGGCTAGGCGACTGCGAGCGCTGTGTCGAAGTTTGTCCTGGCGTGTTCCCACCAGGCGCTTCGGCCACTCGCCCGTATCTGGCTTGTGCAATGGCTGGCGACATTTTGGACGGTAGAGTGTTGCTTCGGTGGACTCCCGCGCCGCTCATGGACGTAGGGGTCGCGGGGCTGGCATTGTTCGAGTTCGAATTGCGAGAGTTCTTGGAAGACACCGAAACATTTCGGCGAAGACTGCCAAACTTCCGGAAACTCTCTGCACCACCACTAGCACTTGAGACGGAGCGCCGCACTGTGGAATGGGAGGTCGGGCGCAGCATACCCCCTTCCACTTCCTTCACAGTCGCCTCGTCTGCAGCGGTCCCGTTCATGCCGAACAGGAAGTGATCCTGGTTTTCGATCAAAAATATCAACACATCCTGGCTCAGCTTGTATTCTTCCGGCGACATATCGTGCTGGGGGTGGGAGAGCAGTCCGGGCTGGAAGATTGCAGAGAGATTGGCCGATGTCATCCGATTCTGGTCAGACTTGGAAGCAAAGACCGCCAACAGATCGAGAATGTACAGGAGTAGTTGTTTGTTCAACGGGGGCAGTTCTCTAATTAGCTGCTGGTATGCGGCGACCGCTTTCGCATGGTCGAACTTGTCGCCTTCGTTTGTAGGCCCCCCGCCCTGCACCTGTTTCTGATAAATGCGTAGGGGCTCGCGGAAGCGCTCGTAGAATTCTAATGGGACGATCGGCTCGGGGAGTTGGTTCAGATACCGACGGAGGACATTAGCAGCGTCGTGTACCGTATAGCCCGTCCAATCCAGGCCCTTTCCATATCTCTCGGGAGAATCGAAGATCTCCTGCAGATCCTTGATGCGCTTGGCGGATCCGTTGAGTCGAAAAATTCCTTCGACATCCGTCGCTAACCCACAGATCAGCCAACTGACCGACAAGTTCTCAACCGGAGTGTGTACCTTTTTCCTTGAGGAAGACCCCACATTTCGCGACTACAATGGGCACGTAGCCGTAGATAAAGCTCTCGCCATTGTCGTTCGTCAGGGAAATAGCGACGTTGGCATATTTGATGCTAATATTGAGGGGGACGCCGAAGATACCCTGCGGTTTTTCTGTGGCCGGTCAGTCATCAGGTCTAGGAGGCGACGGTGGTGACAAGAAATGCGAGTCATGACGTATGACAGGTATCTTCACGAAAGATATTGTCGAGGGCCAAGACCAAATGCGACCTTCAGGTATGAAACTAGCCAAAGTAAGGCATCCTCGCCCGTCGCAACTTCGGCCTGCAGGCTCCCCCCAAACAATGTCCCTCCCCACGCATACACACGTACCTTTGGGCTCCTCTTTCCTGGTATTTCTCTTGAACTGTCTCCACCACGAAGTCAAGTCGCGTTTCGACGGTGGCGATGCGGCGATAAATCTAGGTTGGGTGGTTGTGGGAGGTAGCGATTGAAACGCCTCGGCGCCTTGAGATTTGCCCGTAACCATGATGGGACGCTGTGTGATGGGAACGGGAGGCTAGTACAATGCGACAGGATTATATGGTCCAGACCGATGAACCGAGGGATCTGTCACCGCCCTTCGTGTTTGCGCAAGAAATTCCGGGGCTGGGGGGGATTTAACGGTCCCCAAAATAGCACGAGGAACTAGTCAGCGTGGCAGCGGGTGGTCAAGTGCCGCGCCGTCCGCAAGTAGTCACTCGAGAACAGGCACGGTGGGCCACGAGAATTGGGAACCGAGCACGACCGAACGAGTGGGAAAATAATTCTAATGGACGACACGAGGGATTATGAAATATGGAAAGTTGAAGGATATAAAAGATACAGAAGGGGAACGCAGATGAAAAGGGGGGATCCAGGTCAGAGAGGGAGGTTGTGCAAAGG includes the following:
- a CDS encoding putative Rho GTPase activator (Sac7) (Rho GTPase-activating protein); this translates as MVTGKSQGAEAFQSLPPTTTQPRFIAASPPSKRDLTSWWRQFKRNTRKEEPKGTCVCVGRDIVWGEPAGRSCDGRGCLTLASFIPEGRIWSWPSTISFVKIPVIQKPQGIFGVPLNISIKYANVAISLTNDNGESFIYGYVPIVVAKCGVFLKEKATDVEGIFRLNGSAKRIKDLQEIFDSPERYGKGLDWTGYTVHDAANVLRRYLNQLPEPIVPLEFYERFREPLRIYQKQVQGGGPTNEGDKFDHAKAVAAYQQLIRELPPLNKQLLLYILDLLAVFASKSDQNRMTSANLSAIFQPGLLSHPQHDMSPEEYKLSQDVLIFLIENQDHFLFGMNGTAADEATVKEVEGGMLRPTSHSTVRRSVSSASGGAESFRKFGSLRRNVSVSSKNSRNSNSNNASPATPTSMSGAGVHRSNTLPSKMSPAIAQARYGRVAEAPGGNTPGQTSTQRSQSPSRTPPGPEQKPQSQKPQPAKPQPPTQGSETATTGLVYVHTSTHGPIPISNATATHSPIAEKPSQDTLAVPSSPPRAAVTPTKERKLSSLFSKSPPSGSEKEPRQPNRLKKKRIPGSASASAQSSSQSLQAATSDSGIGIPPPRPSDPTDAGGDTPKPLNAPNPEDDSQQDGKPEKPAGPNEAGHPSDTTLRPYGSRTPSMNSRSSFTDLSDADPIDDASRAERKEHRRSWRFPRSAKRSNEQIGLGLGSPPLLASNPGADRSTSSFGSWHHSSKSSPSDLQQFASEHSFQPLSLDAEVNNNGKDSSEPEKRSLFGKFKAKVAQVRDGVMDTERDRTRSPPVHSDAEKSVSSQTLSPAPKESSHVRPAPPAPIDVTRELQEINSTPVSPLPGSGMPPAIPEEPRTPDSPAAPVELEAKKENGVAETHPPETRPAETGSAATLPTFESHKGDIETSQFLGN